Proteins co-encoded in one Scylla paramamosain isolate STU-SP2022 chromosome 43, ASM3559412v1, whole genome shotgun sequence genomic window:
- the LOC135093569 gene encoding uncharacterized protein LOC135093569 isoform X2 — translation MDISRALRGWRARAPKRPPMTLRRLSHSRLTSLLTGVLNHPSVCPKNVATVGFLLRSYLPLGTLTTLLKDVTSAQDLTINPEFAVNLLRLNLNADVSHVEMKGRGTEANNLLERECETLMKEIEVMKELRLESLLLEGLALKPGLLSCVLRKAPLLRSLQLSGSLAEEALDHLSHSPCELHTLHLHSCTVTDEQIASALLWPVRKLSNMADVICSDEDFSKPGRVQASSLREVTVISPALTVGGAMVLLRALPHLCCLHYTWLVPVCESLRILQQLCPSVTSYAISHIDLSLVGGNVLESVASLCPGLRSLQIEGCEPSVVNLDALAGFTKLTSLTLRLVPEPFIVSAVKAVGHNLLKLRVEYEECVCKLFSFAALKVLQEHCRDLQSLELISVCLSGEPRPRQRSKIIAPAFPELTHLVVEGAASSPDVLASLISRNRALEHMTLAVNRDVLTDQVVSTLLSQNDLHCLATLHLGAGNLSPAALTTLLTLPSLSGLSLDLKRFPFIPESTFMALQDDLRSSNCLCRLDRSAVE, via the exons ATGGATATTTCCAGAGCCTTAAGAG GTTGGCGAGCACGAGCCCCGAAGAGGCCTCCCATGACTCTTAGAAGACTTAGCCATTCACGGCTGACTTCACTTCTCACTGGTGTCCTCAATCACCCTTCAGTATGTCCCaag AACGTAGCCACTGTAGGTTTCTTGCTTCGTTCCTACCTGCCACTCGGAACTCTCACAACACTTCTGAAGGATGTGACCTCCGCACAAGATCTCACCATCAACCCCGAGTTTGCTGTGAATCTTCTAAGACTGAACCTAAACGCTGATGTCTCACACGTGGAAATGAAGGGACGGGGCACGGAAGCAAACAACTTGCTTGAACGAGAATGTGAGACTCTCATGAAGGAGATAGAAGTAATGAAGGAACTCCGTCTGGAAAGTCTTTTGTTGGAGGGCTTGGCACTTAAACCTGGTCTACTTTCATGTGTATTGAGGAAAGCCCCACTTCTCCGGTCCTTGCAGTTATCTGGCAGCCTAGCAGAAGAGGCCCTGGATCACTTGAGTCATAGCCCGTGTGAACTGCACACACTGCATCTTCATTCTTGCACCGTGACGGACGAACAGATAGCCAGCGCTCTCCTGTGGCCAGTTCGGAAGCTCAGCAACATGGCAGATGTGATTTGTTCTGACGAAGACTTTTCAAAGCCTGGTCGAGTGCAGGCGTCGTCTCTGAGGGAAGTGACGGTCATATCTCCCGCGCTGACGGTGGGTGGCGCTATGGTGTTGCTGCgcgccctccctcacctgtgctGCCTTCACTACACCTGGCTGGTTCCGGTGTGCGAGTCTCTTCGTATCTTGCAGCAACTGTGTCCTTCAGTGACTTCCTACGCCATCTCCCACATCGATCTCTCCCTGGTTGGAGGAAATGTGTTAGAAAGTGTGGCATCACTGTGTCCCGGCCTGCGCAGTCTGCAGATAGAAGGCTGCGAGCCTAGTGTTGTCAATCTCGATGCACTAGCGGGCTTCACTAAGCTTACCTCTCTCACCCTACGACTGGTGCCCGAGCCCTTTATTGTCTCAGCTGTGAAGGCGGTGGGCCACAACCTCCTCAAGCTGCGAGTGGAATACGAGGAATGCGTCTGCAAACTGTTTTCGTTCGCAGCGCTGAAGGTCCTTCAAGAACACTGCCGGGATTTACAAAGCCTCGAACTTATCTCAGTGTGTCTGTCCGGAGAACCGCGGCCTCGCCAGCGGTCCAAGATCATAGCCCCTGCCTTCCCTGAGCTTACTCACCTAGTAGTGGAAGGAGCAGCATCATCACCCGACGTGCTGGCGAGCCTGATCAGCCGTAACAGGGCCTTAGAGCATATGACTCTGGCAGTGAATCGGGACGTGCTCACAGATCAGGTGGTTAGCACTCTTCTCTCCCAAAATGACCTGCATTGCTTGGCCACGCTACACCTTGGAGCTGGTAACCTGTCACCTGCTGCCCTTACAACtctcctcactcttccctcactcaGCGGCCTCTCCCTCGACCTGAAGCGGTTCCCCTTCATCCCAGAGTCAACCTTCATGGCCCTACAAGATGACCTCAGAAGTAGCAATTGCTTGTGCCGCCTTGACAGGTCAGCCGTGGAGTAG
- the LOC135093569 gene encoding uncharacterized protein LOC135093569 isoform X1, with the protein MASAQPHATGWRARAPKRPPMTLRRLSHSRLTSLLTGVLNHPSVCPKNVATVGFLLRSYLPLGTLTTLLKDVTSAQDLTINPEFAVNLLRLNLNADVSHVEMKGRGTEANNLLERECETLMKEIEVMKELRLESLLLEGLALKPGLLSCVLRKAPLLRSLQLSGSLAEEALDHLSHSPCELHTLHLHSCTVTDEQIASALLWPVRKLSNMADVICSDEDFSKPGRVQASSLREVTVISPALTVGGAMVLLRALPHLCCLHYTWLVPVCESLRILQQLCPSVTSYAISHIDLSLVGGNVLESVASLCPGLRSLQIEGCEPSVVNLDALAGFTKLTSLTLRLVPEPFIVSAVKAVGHNLLKLRVEYEECVCKLFSFAALKVLQEHCRDLQSLELISVCLSGEPRPRQRSKIIAPAFPELTHLVVEGAASSPDVLASLISRNRALEHMTLAVNRDVLTDQVVSTLLSQNDLHCLATLHLGAGNLSPAALTTLLTLPSLSGLSLDLKRFPFIPESTFMALQDDLRSSNCLCRLDRSAVE; encoded by the exons ATGGCATCCGCTCAACCACACGCGACGG GTTGGCGAGCACGAGCCCCGAAGAGGCCTCCCATGACTCTTAGAAGACTTAGCCATTCACGGCTGACTTCACTTCTCACTGGTGTCCTCAATCACCCTTCAGTATGTCCCaag AACGTAGCCACTGTAGGTTTCTTGCTTCGTTCCTACCTGCCACTCGGAACTCTCACAACACTTCTGAAGGATGTGACCTCCGCACAAGATCTCACCATCAACCCCGAGTTTGCTGTGAATCTTCTAAGACTGAACCTAAACGCTGATGTCTCACACGTGGAAATGAAGGGACGGGGCACGGAAGCAAACAACTTGCTTGAACGAGAATGTGAGACTCTCATGAAGGAGATAGAAGTAATGAAGGAACTCCGTCTGGAAAGTCTTTTGTTGGAGGGCTTGGCACTTAAACCTGGTCTACTTTCATGTGTATTGAGGAAAGCCCCACTTCTCCGGTCCTTGCAGTTATCTGGCAGCCTAGCAGAAGAGGCCCTGGATCACTTGAGTCATAGCCCGTGTGAACTGCACACACTGCATCTTCATTCTTGCACCGTGACGGACGAACAGATAGCCAGCGCTCTCCTGTGGCCAGTTCGGAAGCTCAGCAACATGGCAGATGTGATTTGTTCTGACGAAGACTTTTCAAAGCCTGGTCGAGTGCAGGCGTCGTCTCTGAGGGAAGTGACGGTCATATCTCCCGCGCTGACGGTGGGTGGCGCTATGGTGTTGCTGCgcgccctccctcacctgtgctGCCTTCACTACACCTGGCTGGTTCCGGTGTGCGAGTCTCTTCGTATCTTGCAGCAACTGTGTCCTTCAGTGACTTCCTACGCCATCTCCCACATCGATCTCTCCCTGGTTGGAGGAAATGTGTTAGAAAGTGTGGCATCACTGTGTCCCGGCCTGCGCAGTCTGCAGATAGAAGGCTGCGAGCCTAGTGTTGTCAATCTCGATGCACTAGCGGGCTTCACTAAGCTTACCTCTCTCACCCTACGACTGGTGCCCGAGCCCTTTATTGTCTCAGCTGTGAAGGCGGTGGGCCACAACCTCCTCAAGCTGCGAGTGGAATACGAGGAATGCGTCTGCAAACTGTTTTCGTTCGCAGCGCTGAAGGTCCTTCAAGAACACTGCCGGGATTTACAAAGCCTCGAACTTATCTCAGTGTGTCTGTCCGGAGAACCGCGGCCTCGCCAGCGGTCCAAGATCATAGCCCCTGCCTTCCCTGAGCTTACTCACCTAGTAGTGGAAGGAGCAGCATCATCACCCGACGTGCTGGCGAGCCTGATCAGCCGTAACAGGGCCTTAGAGCATATGACTCTGGCAGTGAATCGGGACGTGCTCACAGATCAGGTGGTTAGCACTCTTCTCTCCCAAAATGACCTGCATTGCTTGGCCACGCTACACCTTGGAGCTGGTAACCTGTCACCTGCTGCCCTTACAACtctcctcactcttccctcactcaGCGGCCTCTCCCTCGACCTGAAGCGGTTCCCCTTCATCCCAGAGTCAACCTTCATGGCCCTACAAGATGACCTCAGAAGTAGCAATTGCTTGTGCCGCCTTGACAGGTCAGCCGTGGAGTAG
- the LOC135093568 gene encoding uncharacterized protein LOC135093568 isoform X1, translating to MSAPGRYSTQPSSRPWPVCATRHRAPSSCLLFTVYASLTPLLAFRMGTRVAGGLHFSDKSLVGVSRLLEDLQHLLEDKDSADIIFVIGREETHIAAHKLILKARCKSFVEASGGEVCVIPGSTVTPGSPHTTIRLPQYQPVIFRQVINYIYTGKVVMSDSGVFEVHGVAHDLGLEELCQHCEDHIATTMTPHNACTFLMAALKMEQRTGGSKGSRSFVDRCVAYIGENALECMQTSSFLNLSREALIRLISSDNLALEEEDVWRGVLNWAKYGAGVAQPTAHWTEEERLRVCQQLQGVINHVRLLLIDSQVFAEEVEPTGAVPMELSLERYRYAALPNKFKDNSTNEDKRLQPRVSLKLFAGSQILINEKMSLQRILNNWYGVNKQMWRLVYRASTHGYSADAFHRHCDGVAPTYTIVMGQHGEICGGFSDVPWGKTTMKGRYVASDKAFLFTLVNNQDIPPTKFPVIKKMFAICYHPDCGPIFGAGADLFIAGNCNQNLESYSNLPHSYDGENASCNTLMSDYNFTVLDYEVFSPYGK from the exons atgagTGCACCAGGAAGGTACTCCACTCAGCCATCATCAAGGCCATGGCCGGTATGCGCCACGCGCCACCGGGCCCCGTCGAGCTGTCTGTTATTTACTGTATAC GCATCACTCACCCCACTGCTGGCCTTCAGGATGGGGACACGAGTAGCTGGTGGTCTCCACTTCTCCGACAAGTCCCTGGTGGGGGTGTCAAGGCTTCTTGAGGATCTGCAGCATCTGTTGGAGGATAAGGACTCTGCTGATATAATATTTGTCATTGGGCGGGAGGAGACACACATAGCTGCTCACAAGCTTATCCTCAAGGCCAG ATGCAAAAGCTTTGTGGAGGCGTCAGGCGGAGAGGTGTGTGTCATCCCTGGCAGCACTGTGACTCCGGGTAGCCCCCACACTACCATTCGCTTGCCACAGTACCAGCCTGTCATCTTTCGGCAGGTCATCAACTACATCTACACGGGCAAG GTTGTAATGAGTGACAGTGGAGTGTTTGAAGTGCATGGAGTGGCTCATGACCTTGGGCTGGAGGAACTCTGCCAGCACTGTGAGGACCACATTGCCACCACCATGACACCCCACAACGCCTGCACCTTCCTCATGGCCGCCCTCAAGATGGAGCAACGCACGGGAG GGAGCAAGGGAAGCCGTTCCTTTGTGGACCGCTGTGTGGCCTATATTGGTGAGAATGCACTGGAATGTATGCAGACATCTTCCTTCCTAAACCTGTCCCGGGAAGCACTCATACGCCTCATCTCCTCTGATAAT CTAGctctggaggaggaagatgtgtgGCGTGGGGTCCTCAACTGGGCCAAGTATGGTGCGGGTGTGGCCCAGCCCACGGCACACtggacagaggaggagaggcttcGTGTGTGTCAACAGCTTCAGGGTGTTATTAATCATGTTCGACTCCTGCTCATTG ACAGCCAGGTGTTTGCTGAAGAGGTGGAGCCAACAGGAGCAGTGCCTATGGAGCTTTCCCTGGAGAGATATCGCTATGCTGCCCTTCCCAATAAGTTTAAGGATAACTCGACCAATGAGGACAAGCGACTTCAACCCAGAGTGTCCCTAAAGCTGTTTGCTGGCTCTCAGATACTGATCAAT GAGAAGATGTCCCTCCAGCGGATCCTTAACAACTGGTATGGCGTCAACAAACAGATGTGGCGTCTGGTGTACCGAGCATCTACTCATGGCTATTCAGCTGATGCCTTCCACCGCCACTGTGATGGTGTGGCACCCACCTATACAATTGTCATG GGTCAGCATGGAGAGATCTGTGGAGGGTTTAGTGATGTCCCTTGGGGCAAGACTACCATGAAGGGTAGATACGTTGCCTCTGACAAAGCTTTCCTTTTCACCCTTGTCAACAACCAGGACATCCCCCCTACAAAATTTCCAGTCATAAAGAAGATGTTTGCCATCTGCTACCATCCAGA CTGTGGCCCAATCTTTGGTGCTGGGGCAGACCTCTTCATTGCAGGGAACTGCAACCAAAACCTTGAGAGTTACTCCAACCTGCCCCATTCATATGATGGTGAAAATGCTTCCTGCAATACTCTGATGAGTGACTACAACTTCACAGTGCTAGACTATGAGGTGTTCTCTCCCTATGGAAAGTGA
- the LOC135093569 gene encoding uncharacterized protein LOC135093569 isoform X3, translating to MTLRRLSHSRLTSLLTGVLNHPSVCPKNVATVGFLLRSYLPLGTLTTLLKDVTSAQDLTINPEFAVNLLRLNLNADVSHVEMKGRGTEANNLLERECETLMKEIEVMKELRLESLLLEGLALKPGLLSCVLRKAPLLRSLQLSGSLAEEALDHLSHSPCELHTLHLHSCTVTDEQIASALLWPVRKLSNMADVICSDEDFSKPGRVQASSLREVTVISPALTVGGAMVLLRALPHLCCLHYTWLVPVCESLRILQQLCPSVTSYAISHIDLSLVGGNVLESVASLCPGLRSLQIEGCEPSVVNLDALAGFTKLTSLTLRLVPEPFIVSAVKAVGHNLLKLRVEYEECVCKLFSFAALKVLQEHCRDLQSLELISVCLSGEPRPRQRSKIIAPAFPELTHLVVEGAASSPDVLASLISRNRALEHMTLAVNRDVLTDQVVSTLLSQNDLHCLATLHLGAGNLSPAALTTLLTLPSLSGLSLDLKRFPFIPESTFMALQDDLRSSNCLCRLDRSAVE from the exons ATGACTCTTAGAAGACTTAGCCATTCACGGCTGACTTCACTTCTCACTGGTGTCCTCAATCACCCTTCAGTATGTCCCaag AACGTAGCCACTGTAGGTTTCTTGCTTCGTTCCTACCTGCCACTCGGAACTCTCACAACACTTCTGAAGGATGTGACCTCCGCACAAGATCTCACCATCAACCCCGAGTTTGCTGTGAATCTTCTAAGACTGAACCTAAACGCTGATGTCTCACACGTGGAAATGAAGGGACGGGGCACGGAAGCAAACAACTTGCTTGAACGAGAATGTGAGACTCTCATGAAGGAGATAGAAGTAATGAAGGAACTCCGTCTGGAAAGTCTTTTGTTGGAGGGCTTGGCACTTAAACCTGGTCTACTTTCATGTGTATTGAGGAAAGCCCCACTTCTCCGGTCCTTGCAGTTATCTGGCAGCCTAGCAGAAGAGGCCCTGGATCACTTGAGTCATAGCCCGTGTGAACTGCACACACTGCATCTTCATTCTTGCACCGTGACGGACGAACAGATAGCCAGCGCTCTCCTGTGGCCAGTTCGGAAGCTCAGCAACATGGCAGATGTGATTTGTTCTGACGAAGACTTTTCAAAGCCTGGTCGAGTGCAGGCGTCGTCTCTGAGGGAAGTGACGGTCATATCTCCCGCGCTGACGGTGGGTGGCGCTATGGTGTTGCTGCgcgccctccctcacctgtgctGCCTTCACTACACCTGGCTGGTTCCGGTGTGCGAGTCTCTTCGTATCTTGCAGCAACTGTGTCCTTCAGTGACTTCCTACGCCATCTCCCACATCGATCTCTCCCTGGTTGGAGGAAATGTGTTAGAAAGTGTGGCATCACTGTGTCCCGGCCTGCGCAGTCTGCAGATAGAAGGCTGCGAGCCTAGTGTTGTCAATCTCGATGCACTAGCGGGCTTCACTAAGCTTACCTCTCTCACCCTACGACTGGTGCCCGAGCCCTTTATTGTCTCAGCTGTGAAGGCGGTGGGCCACAACCTCCTCAAGCTGCGAGTGGAATACGAGGAATGCGTCTGCAAACTGTTTTCGTTCGCAGCGCTGAAGGTCCTTCAAGAACACTGCCGGGATTTACAAAGCCTCGAACTTATCTCAGTGTGTCTGTCCGGAGAACCGCGGCCTCGCCAGCGGTCCAAGATCATAGCCCCTGCCTTCCCTGAGCTTACTCACCTAGTAGTGGAAGGAGCAGCATCATCACCCGACGTGCTGGCGAGCCTGATCAGCCGTAACAGGGCCTTAGAGCATATGACTCTGGCAGTGAATCGGGACGTGCTCACAGATCAGGTGGTTAGCACTCTTCTCTCCCAAAATGACCTGCATTGCTTGGCCACGCTACACCTTGGAGCTGGTAACCTGTCACCTGCTGCCCTTACAACtctcctcactcttccctcactcaGCGGCCTCTCCCTCGACCTGAAGCGGTTCCCCTTCATCCCAGAGTCAACCTTCATGGCCCTACAAGATGACCTCAGAAGTAGCAATTGCTTGTGCCGCCTTGACAGGTCAGCCGTGGAGTAG
- the LOC135093568 gene encoding BTB/POZ domain-containing protein 9-like isoform X2, with protein sequence MGTRVAGGLHFSDKSLVGVSRLLEDLQHLLEDKDSADIIFVIGREETHIAAHKLILKARCKSFVEASGGEVCVIPGSTVTPGSPHTTIRLPQYQPVIFRQVINYIYTGKVVMSDSGVFEVHGVAHDLGLEELCQHCEDHIATTMTPHNACTFLMAALKMEQRTGGSKGSRSFVDRCVAYIGENALECMQTSSFLNLSREALIRLISSDNLALEEEDVWRGVLNWAKYGAGVAQPTAHWTEEERLRVCQQLQGVINHVRLLLIDSQVFAEEVEPTGAVPMELSLERYRYAALPNKFKDNSTNEDKRLQPRVSLKLFAGSQILINEKMSLQRILNNWYGVNKQMWRLVYRASTHGYSADAFHRHCDGVAPTYTIVMGQHGEICGGFSDVPWGKTTMKGRYVASDKAFLFTLVNNQDIPPTKFPVIKKMFAICYHPDCGPIFGAGADLFIAGNCNQNLESYSNLPHSYDGENASCNTLMSDYNFTVLDYEVFSPYGK encoded by the exons ATGGGGACACGAGTAGCTGGTGGTCTCCACTTCTCCGACAAGTCCCTGGTGGGGGTGTCAAGGCTTCTTGAGGATCTGCAGCATCTGTTGGAGGATAAGGACTCTGCTGATATAATATTTGTCATTGGGCGGGAGGAGACACACATAGCTGCTCACAAGCTTATCCTCAAGGCCAG ATGCAAAAGCTTTGTGGAGGCGTCAGGCGGAGAGGTGTGTGTCATCCCTGGCAGCACTGTGACTCCGGGTAGCCCCCACACTACCATTCGCTTGCCACAGTACCAGCCTGTCATCTTTCGGCAGGTCATCAACTACATCTACACGGGCAAG GTTGTAATGAGTGACAGTGGAGTGTTTGAAGTGCATGGAGTGGCTCATGACCTTGGGCTGGAGGAACTCTGCCAGCACTGTGAGGACCACATTGCCACCACCATGACACCCCACAACGCCTGCACCTTCCTCATGGCCGCCCTCAAGATGGAGCAACGCACGGGAG GGAGCAAGGGAAGCCGTTCCTTTGTGGACCGCTGTGTGGCCTATATTGGTGAGAATGCACTGGAATGTATGCAGACATCTTCCTTCCTAAACCTGTCCCGGGAAGCACTCATACGCCTCATCTCCTCTGATAAT CTAGctctggaggaggaagatgtgtgGCGTGGGGTCCTCAACTGGGCCAAGTATGGTGCGGGTGTGGCCCAGCCCACGGCACACtggacagaggaggagaggcttcGTGTGTGTCAACAGCTTCAGGGTGTTATTAATCATGTTCGACTCCTGCTCATTG ACAGCCAGGTGTTTGCTGAAGAGGTGGAGCCAACAGGAGCAGTGCCTATGGAGCTTTCCCTGGAGAGATATCGCTATGCTGCCCTTCCCAATAAGTTTAAGGATAACTCGACCAATGAGGACAAGCGACTTCAACCCAGAGTGTCCCTAAAGCTGTTTGCTGGCTCTCAGATACTGATCAAT GAGAAGATGTCCCTCCAGCGGATCCTTAACAACTGGTATGGCGTCAACAAACAGATGTGGCGTCTGGTGTACCGAGCATCTACTCATGGCTATTCAGCTGATGCCTTCCACCGCCACTGTGATGGTGTGGCACCCACCTATACAATTGTCATG GGTCAGCATGGAGAGATCTGTGGAGGGTTTAGTGATGTCCCTTGGGGCAAGACTACCATGAAGGGTAGATACGTTGCCTCTGACAAAGCTTTCCTTTTCACCCTTGTCAACAACCAGGACATCCCCCCTACAAAATTTCCAGTCATAAAGAAGATGTTTGCCATCTGCTACCATCCAGA CTGTGGCCCAATCTTTGGTGCTGGGGCAGACCTCTTCATTGCAGGGAACTGCAACCAAAACCTTGAGAGTTACTCCAACCTGCCCCATTCATATGATGGTGAAAATGCTTCCTGCAATACTCTGATGAGTGACTACAACTTCACAGTGCTAGACTATGAGGTGTTCTCTCCCTATGGAAAGTGA